The Chloroflexota bacterium genome contains a region encoding:
- a CDS encoding cupin domain-containing protein, with amino-acid sequence MTIIRAESKPLAPTDMPGLEACEALNAEAESGALTAGAFLLRPNSELPVHRHRIEEGFYVVEGTGTLLIRDEEHTVAAGDFLLAPAWTPHGFRTGDGETLHCVYMYPALDPWTEML; translated from the coding sequence ATGACCATCATCCGCGCGGAATCCAAGCCACTCGCACCGACCGACATGCCCGGGCTCGAGGCCTGCGAGGCGCTCAACGCCGAAGCCGAGTCCGGCGCGCTCACCGCCGGCGCCTTCCTCCTGCGCCCAAACAGCGAGTTGCCGGTGCACCGCCACCGCATCGAGGAAGGCTTCTACGTCGTCGAAGGGACCGGCACGCTGCTGATTCGGGACGAGGAGCACACGGTGGCGGCCGGTGACTTCCTCCTGGCGCCGGCATGGACCCCCCACGGCTTCCGCACCGGCGACGGCGAGACGCTGCACTGCGTCTACATGTACCCCGCGCTCGACCCCTGGACGGAGATGCTGTAG